A genome region from Glutamicibacter arilaitensis Re117 includes the following:
- a CDS encoding DDE-type integrase/transposase/recombinase translates to MKDKIRAKDLLNRKFFTVAPDKVWITNFTDVPTGAGFTYVSFMIDLFSRRILSWATSTSHDTEFVKEALRMALWQRRHGSGSRKARFKARYIIQMPAVNIPRSGTPGRWPLKGWSHRSAPSGMRSSTRPPKR, encoded by the coding sequence GTGAAGGACAAGATTCGGGCCAAGGATCTGCTGAACCGCAAATTCTTCACTGTCGCGCCTGACAAGGTCTGGATCACAAATTTCACTGATGTGCCGACCGGCGCCGGGTTCACCTACGTATCGTTCATGATCGATTTGTTCTCCAGACGGATTCTGTCTTGGGCGACGTCAACCTCGCATGATACCGAGTTTGTGAAGGAAGCTCTCCGGATGGCGTTATGGCAACGCCGGCATGGTTCGGGATCTCGTAAAGCCCGATTCAAGGCACGGTACATCATTCAGATGCCGGCAGTGAATATACCTCGCAGCGGTACACCAGGACGCTGGCCGCTGAAGGGCTGGTCCCATCGATCGGCACCATCGGGGATGCGTTCGTCAACGCGGCCGCCGAAACGGTGA
- a CDS encoding transposase: MPKQYTPEAKARAVAYVLDRLERYKSVYSAGQDLAPKLSIGAEALRRWVVQAQVDAGDRTGPTSEELAEIKALEAKAKDLEESNEILRQPAIFFARELDPRRP; encoded by the coding sequence ATGCCCAAGCAGTACACCCCTGAAGCCAAGGCCCGCGCCGTCGCCTATGTCCTGGACCGGTTGGAGCGATACAAGTCGGTCTACAGTGCCGGCCAGGATCTTGCACCCAAGCTGAGCATCGGCGCCGAGGCCCTGCGCCGGTGGGTCGTCCAGGCCCAGGTCGACGCCGGGGACCGCACCGGCCCCACCAGCGAGGAACTCGCCGAGATCAAAGCCCTGGAGGCCAAGGCCAAGGACCTGGAAGAAAGCAACGAAATCCTCCGCCAGCCAGCGATTTTCTTCGCGAGGGAGCTCGACCCTCGCCGGCCCTAA
- a CDS encoding glycosyltransferase 87 family protein, which produces MLQQKYVIQYLLPLAMTLLFLCLALSSLTYMPVDFFVYYDAARQAFTTENIYAHNIFSERLPDEGLPFVYTPFTLLLIQPFTLLPPMLAWVTWTFVMLCGFAWALRFLARSIGHDPSSKFVIALFLLLSGTTVIAQHLAFGQINILLAVACLYDLAANKTQRISWLPRGLLTGIAAGIKLTPAFFLFYLLATRQFRAAIWMCAGGLGTLAIGAVLFPVNTWHYLSVEILSLSDKVDLGSNFATSGNNSISGALAYFWADAPLGVKAFFILGVAAAALATAYHLHKAQRTLDAVLIAGASIQLLSPVSWIHHWVFLVFIVLRLSLNARTRRWGLAGLLFLLMQPTDLGDWVLTALPENIVLSAIGIVFREGLLLLTLALGIVLARPSSSFEISETGTSSPARLPEGQSSER; this is translated from the coding sequence GTGTTACAGCAGAAATACGTAATTCAGTATCTTCTCCCGCTGGCAATGACCTTACTTTTTCTATGTCTGGCGTTATCAAGCCTGACCTACATGCCTGTAGATTTTTTTGTCTACTACGATGCGGCTCGCCAGGCTTTCACAACTGAGAATATCTACGCTCACAATATTTTCAGCGAACGATTGCCAGATGAGGGGTTGCCTTTCGTATACACCCCTTTCACCCTTTTACTCATCCAACCATTCACTTTGCTTCCGCCAATGCTGGCTTGGGTTACCTGGACCTTCGTCATGCTTTGCGGATTTGCCTGGGCACTGAGGTTCCTGGCCCGCTCAATCGGCCACGATCCCTCATCCAAGTTTGTTATCGCCCTGTTTCTCCTGCTGAGCGGAACAACCGTGATCGCTCAGCATCTCGCTTTCGGGCAGATCAATATCTTGCTAGCTGTTGCCTGTCTCTATGATCTGGCGGCTAATAAGACACAGCGGATTTCTTGGCTGCCTCGCGGACTATTGACTGGCATTGCAGCAGGCATCAAGCTCACTCCTGCATTCTTCCTGTTTTATCTTCTCGCTACTCGCCAGTTCCGAGCAGCAATATGGATGTGCGCAGGAGGTCTGGGCACCCTGGCCATCGGCGCGGTACTCTTCCCCGTAAATACATGGCATTATCTGAGCGTGGAGATCTTGTCGCTGAGCGACAAAGTAGATCTGGGCAGCAATTTCGCAACAAGCGGGAACAATTCGATTTCCGGCGCTCTCGCATACTTTTGGGCGGACGCCCCCCTAGGAGTCAAGGCCTTCTTCATCCTTGGCGTAGCTGCGGCCGCCTTGGCTACTGCCTACCACTTGCACAAAGCGCAGCGAACCCTCGATGCAGTTCTTATTGCAGGCGCAAGCATTCAATTGCTCTCACCGGTTAGCTGGATACACCATTGGGTGTTCCTGGTGTTTATCGTCCTGCGCCTCTCCCTGAATGCACGTACCCGGCGCTGGGGCCTAGCCGGACTGCTCTTTCTTCTTATGCAACCAACCGACCTCGGAGATTGGGTTCTCACGGCGCTACCTGAGAATATTGTTCTCTCTGCGATTGGCATAGTCTTCCGAGAAGGGTTGCTCCTGCTGACGCTAGCCTTGGGAATCGTTCTCGCTCGGCCGTCCAGTTCATTCGAAATCTCAGAAACAGGTACTTCCAGTCCTGCGCGACTGCCCGAAGGCCAGAGTAGCGAGCGGTAG
- a CDS encoding IS3-like element ISAar3 family transposase (programmed frameshift) produces the protein MARRHTPDQVIAKVRQGQKMLNDGHPMIEVIKELQITEATWYRWINQYGSEKNAEASKRTKELERENARLKKLLADQMLANDILTEVAKGKFLSPEPRRRAVRMAMEKFGASERFACHVLGQNRSALRKKKTPMSFDEAQLRADLRAVASKHPTWGWRKARWHLLATERWKDTVLNSKRIRRLWREEGLVCKPKRRKKRRTGPDAGEQKRLTAEYPMHVLSFDFQSDVTSCGRHIRFFNVIDEYTRTALAIIPRRSFKAADVVAVLEDIIAEIGIQPTFVRCDNGPEFTAGALVDWCNTVGVSTAFIDPGSPWQNGFIESFNAQFRREQLSGEIMDTMVEAKYLADEWKDIYNHERPHGSLDGLTPSRFWDEWVRENQLAIA, from the exons ATGGCACGCAGACACACACCAGACCAGGTCATCGCTAAAGTCCGCCAAGGACAAAAGATGCTCAACGACGGACACCCGATGATCGAGGTCATCAAGGAACTTCAGATCACTGAAGCTACTTGGTACCGCTGGATCAACCAGTACGGGTCCGAGAAAAACGCTGAAGCCAGCAAACGTACCAAGGAGCTAGAGAGGGAAAACGCGCGCCTCAAGAAGCTGCTCGCTGATCAGATGCTCGCCAACGACATCCTTACTGAGGTTGCCAAGGGAAAAT TTCTAAGCCCCGAACCACGCCGCCGTGCTGTACGGATGGCGATGGAAAAATTCGGGGCATCCGAACGCTTCGCTTGCCACGTTCTGGGCCAGAACCGCTCTGCACTACGTAAGAAAAAAACACCGATGAGCTTTGACGAAGCGCAGCTACGAGCCGACTTGAGGGCTGTCGCGTCTAAGCATCCAACGTGGGGCTGGCGCAAAGCCCGCTGGCACTTGCTGGCCACCGAACGATGGAAAGACACTGTCTTGAACAGCAAGCGCATCCGACGATTATGGCGAGAAGAAGGCTTGGTCTGTAAGCCCAAGCGTCGAAAGAAGCGGCGCACCGGCCCAGACGCTGGGGAACAGAAGCGGTTGACCGCCGAGTACCCGATGCATGTACTGAGCTTTGATTTCCAGTCGGATGTCACCTCTTGTGGCCGTCATATCCGGTTCTTCAATGTCATTGATGAGTACACGCGGACCGCTTTGGCGATCATTCCCCGCAGGTCTTTTAAAGCTGCTGATGTGGTGGCTGTTTTGGAGGACATCATTGCTGAAATTGGGATCCAGCCAACGTTTGTGCGGTGTGATAACGGGCCTGAGTTCACTGCTGGCGCGCTGGTGGATTGGTGTAACACTGTGGGGGTGTCCACTGCGTTTATCGATCCGGGCTCACCTTGGCAGAACGGTTTTATCGAGTCGTTCAATGCGCAGTTCCGGCGTGAACAGCTTTCCGGGGAAATTATGGACACTATGGTGGAAGCGAAGTATTTGGCTGATGAATGGAAGGACATTTACAATCATGAGCGTCCCCATGGGTCTTTGGATGGGTTGACGCCGTCCCGGTTTTGGGATGAGTGGGTTAGAGAGAATCAGTTAGCTATCGCATAG
- a CDS encoding DUF6355 family natural product biosynthesis protein — MIGLKKRLTGAALALGIIASGAVIAAPAAQAAPCGYYVSGGYSYYNHCGSGRAYIQVDQVVGNYGQCGWVPGK, encoded by the coding sequence ATGATCGGATTGAAGAAACGCCTAACTGGAGCCGCGCTTGCGCTGGGCATAATTGCGTCAGGGGCAGTCATAGCAGCCCCTGCCGCTCAAGCTGCGCCATGCGGCTATTACGTCAGCGGAGGGTATAGCTACTACAATCATTGCGGTTCAGGCAGAGCCTACATCCAGGTTGATCAGGTTGTAGGAAACTACGGTCAGTGTGGTTGGGTCCCCGGAAAGTAG
- a CDS encoding recombinase family protein: protein MPKLIGYARVSTKAQDADRQIQDLLATGVRRDDLYIDHGLSGALAKRPGLGKALESLHPNDTLVITTLDRLGRSTQKMLELAEELRERNIGLRVLNLGGGDVDTKTPMGAMVFTVMAALAQMELEIKRERINDSVTKRRTTGGDLGGRRPTFTESQIRTAVKLLQAGEPATQVAKDMGMSRATLYRRINKMDKLHTN, encoded by the coding sequence ATGCCCAAACTGATCGGCTACGCCCGCGTATCAACCAAAGCCCAAGACGCCGACCGGCAAATCCAGGATCTTCTTGCGACTGGGGTCCGACGCGATGACCTCTATATCGACCACGGCCTATCCGGCGCACTGGCGAAGCGGCCCGGACTCGGTAAGGCGCTCGAATCGCTGCACCCGAACGACACGCTCGTGATCACCACCTTGGACCGACTTGGGCGCTCCACCCAAAAAATGCTCGAATTAGCCGAAGAACTTCGTGAGCGAAATATTGGTTTACGGGTGCTGAACTTGGGCGGCGGTGACGTCGACACCAAAACCCCAATGGGCGCCATGGTCTTCACCGTCATGGCAGCACTCGCGCAGATGGAGCTGGAAATCAAACGGGAACGCATCAACGACTCCGTCACCAAACGCCGCACCACCGGCGGCGATCTCGGAGGCCGTCGCCCGACCTTTACCGAGTCCCAGATCCGTACCGCGGTGAAACTCCTTCAGGCCGGCGAACCAGCAACGCAAGTAGCCAAAGACATGGGCATGTCCCGCGCAACCCTCTACCGACGGATCAATAAAATGGACAAGCTTCACACCAATTAG